One segment of Impatiens glandulifera unplaced genomic scaffold, dImpGla2.1, whole genome shotgun sequence DNA contains the following:
- the LOC124918138 gene encoding ruvB-like protein 1, giving the protein MDAVYQILRYLKSAPGKGLIFRKNGHLSIEGYCDSNWASCADDRKSTSGYCMFVGGNLVSWKSKKQSVVARSIDEAEYKAMALGVAEMIWLRALLVELKMDQEAQMKLWCDNKSAISIANNPVQHDRTKHVEIDRFFIKEKLNSGLLKLGYVTTREQVADCLTKGLSSLELSRLCDKMGLVNGRSIPLAAGFVGQAAAREASGLVVDMIRQRKMAGRTLLFAGPPATGKTALALAISQELGSKVPFCPMVGSEVYSSEVKKTEVLMENFRRAIGLRMKENKEVYEGEVIELTPEEGDNLTGGYGKSISHVIIGLKSVKGTKHLKLNSTIYDALIKEKVAVGDVIYIEANRGTVKRVGRSDAFATEFDLEADEYVPLPKGEVHKKKEIVQDVTLHDLDVANAQPQGGQDILSLMGQMMKPRKTEITDKLRQKNNKVVNRYIDEGVAELVPGVLFIDEVHMMDIECFSYLNRALESSLSPIVIFATNRGICNVRGTDMLSPHGIPVDLLDRVVIIKTETYGPTEMIQVQNPFHK; this is encoded by the exons ATGGATGCGGTGTACCAGATCTTGAGATACTTGAAGAGTGCACCAGGCAAGGGGTTGATCTTTCGCAAGAATGGACATTTGAGTATTGAGGGATATTGTGATTCAAACTGGGCTAGTTGTGCCGATGACAGGAAGTCCACGTCTGGATATTGCATGTTTGTAGGAGGCAATCTGGTCTCCTGGAAGAGCAAGAAACAGTCGGTAGTTGCGAGATCCATAGACGAGGCAGAGTACAAGGCTATGGCTTTAGGTGTTGCAGAGATGATATGGTTGAGAGCTCTGTTGGTGGAGCTCAAAATGGACCAAGAGGCACAAATGAAGTTGTGGTGCGACAATAAGTCAGCTATTAGCATTGCTAATAACCCTGTGCAGCATGACAGGACCAAGCATGTGGAGATTGACAGATTTTTCATCAAGGAAAAACTGAATAGCGGACTACTTAAACTAGGATATGTAACTACTAGAGAGCAAGTGGCTGACTGTCTCACTAAAGGGCTTAGTTCGTTAGAATTGTCGAGACTATGTGACAAGATGGGCCTT gtCAATGGAAGATCTATCCCTTTGGCTGCTGGATTTGTTGGTCAGGCAGCTGCCAGAGAAGCTTCTGGTCTGGTAGTGGACATGATTCGCCAAAGAAAAATGGCTGGACGAACACTTCTATTTGCTGGACCTCCAGCTACTGGTAAAACGGCTCTTGCCCTTGCTATATCTCAGGAACTTGGGAGCAAG GTTCCATTCTGCCCAATGGTTGGATCTGAAGTATACTCCTCTGAAGTCAAGAAAACAGAGGTGTTAATGGAGAATTTCAGAAGGGCAATAGGTTTACgtatgaaagaaaataaagaagtGTATGAAGGAGAG GTGATTGAACTCACTCCTGAAGAGGGAGACAACTTAACAGGTGGATATGGTAAAAGTATAAGTCATGTTATCATTGGGTTAAAATCTGTCAAGGGAACTAAGCATCTGAAGCTTAATTCAACCATATATGATGCCTTGATCAAGGAAAAG GTAGCTGTTGGTGATGTCATATACATTGAGGCTAACCGTGGGACAGTTAAAAGAGTTGGAAGAAGTGATGCTTTTGCTACGGAATTTGATCTCGAGGCAGATGAGTATGTTCCACTACCTAAGGGAGAAGTTCACAAAAAGAAGGAGATAGTTCAG GATGTAACACTGCATGATCTGGATGTTGCAAATGCTCAACCTCAAGGGGGACAAGATATTTTATCCTTAATGGGGCAGATGATGAAACCTAGGAAAACAGAGATTACGGATAAGTTACGACAAAAAAATAACAAG GTTGTTAACCGTTACATTGATGAAGGTGTTGCAGAACTTGTACCTGGTGTTTTATTTATTGACGAG GTACACATGATGGATATAGAGTGTTTTTCGTACTTAAATCGTGCTCTTGAGAGCTCACTTTCACCTATAGTAATTTTTGCCACAAATAGAGGAATATGTAATGTGAG GGGAACAGACATGTTAAGTCCTCATGGAATTCCTGTGGATTTGTTAGACCGAGTGGTAATTATAAAGACAGAAACATATGGTCCGACTGAAATGATACAGGTTCAGAACCCATttcacaaataa